GGCAGGTGCAGGTAGGCCAGGACCACCAGGTCGAAGCCGCTCGGATCGGGGACGTGCTCGCGGGCGTCGGCGTGCACCCAGTGGAGTTCGGTCCCGCGTTCGGCGGCGATGCGCCTGCCCCGGTCGATGGCCACGGTCGAGAACTCGGTGGCGGTGACGTCCCATCCGTGCTCGGCGAGCCATATGGCGTTGCGCCCCTCACCGGCGGCGACGTCCAAGGCCCGACCGGCCGGCAGCCCGGCCGTCTCCTCCGCCACGAAGCGGTTCGGTGCCGCGCCCCACACCAGGTCCGCGGATCGGTAACGGCGATCCCAGTCGCTCGCGTCCATACCTTCGGCTCCTTCTTCGGCCACACCGGGCGCTCGGACACGTCCCGGTCCTCTCATGCTCATACGGTGCACGCGCAGTGCGAGGCCGCCACGCTGACCACGGTCGAGGCCACCGTCAGCGCCGGTGGAGCGGCGAGTGCGGCCAGCGCCGCGCCGATGAGCAGGAAACTCCGCACTCCCGCACAGGCGGAGGAGGGGTTCAGCAGGCGGCGGACACGCTGGACCGTGCACGCGCCCGAGATCGCCAGCGCCGCGGCGCCGTCCGCGGAACGTGAGGTGGCCATGGCGCCCAAGGCGTGCACCAGCGGCGGGACACCGACCAAGCGGGCCGCTCGGTCGTCGGCCGCCCACTCCACCAGTACCGGAACCTCCTGCGCGGCCGCGCGCAACAGGGGGACGCGGGGGAACGCGGCGTCGAGCAGGCGCACCCAGGCGACCAGGAGGTGATGGCGTCCGCGCAGGTGCGCGTGCTCGTGCGCCATGACCGCGCGCATTTCGCGCGGGGTGAGCGCGTCGACGGCGCCGCGGGTGATGACGATGCCGAACCGTCCGCCCGGAACGCAGTAGACGCTGGGCTCCCCGCTTTCCACGAGCCAGACGCGCCGCCGGTGGATGACCCGGCTCGTCGCGCAGGCGGCCAGGTCGCGTTGGTGGTCGCGACGCCAGCGGATGGCCGCACGGCTCTGGCGCAGTGCGACCCACAGCAGTCTGGCGAGGGCGACCATGCTCGCGACCAGAGCGAGGGAGACCCCGGCTTCGGCGCCGTTGCGGTGCAGCGCCTGGATAAGGGTGAGGCAGGCGGCGATGACCCCTTTGACCCCCGGTCCCATCACCTGCGCCACCAGCATGAGAACCAGTGCGCCCCAGGTGAGCAGCCACATGAGGGGAGACAGGACCCACAGCGCCAGCGTGCTGCGCGTGCTCGGGCGGCACGCGCGGCCGAGGCCGCGCAGCAGCGCCGGCCCGCCGACGCTGAGCAGGACCGCCGTGCTCAGGGCGAGGACGAGCAGGGTCACGACTCGCCGTCCCTCGGGACGTCGGCGAGCAGGCCGCGCAGGACGTCGACGTCCTCGGGCGCCATGTCGTCGACGAACCGCAGCAGGGTGGCGTGCGGATTGCCGCTGTCGGTCAGGGCGCCGTGCATGCGCTGGGCCGCATGGGAGGCGCGGTCGCGGATCGGCCGGTAGAACCACAGGCGGCCGATCTGTTCACGGTCGACCCAGCCTTTGCGGCGCAGGTTCTCCAGCACCGTGGAGATCGTCGTGTAGGCGGGCCTCCTCTCTCCCAGCGACCGGATGACCTCGCGCACGCTCATCGGGGTGCCGGAGGCCCACAGAGCGTCCAGCACCGTCGTCTCCAAGGGGCCCAGCCCCGATCTCGCCTCATCCATCGCTCATCGGCTCCGCACGTCTATTTCTAAGCAGCATAGAAGATTGCCCACCCTGCGCGGTACGGCTCAGTCCTCGGTCGGCACGGCAGCGAACACCTCCTCACCCTCCCCGCCCTCCACCGGAAGGAGCGCGGGTCCGCTCTCGGTGGCCGCGACCGGCGCCGGCCACGGGCCCTCCCCCACCGGTTCTCCCGTGCTCATGTCGAGGGCGTGGGCGGTCTCGCCGTCCGAGGCGTAGAGCACGCCGGCGACGATGCGTTCGGGTCGTGCGGTGGTGTCACCCTGCGGGCGGCTCCACAGCAACCGGGGTTCCCGCGTCGTCAACCCCATGACGCTCCCCCGCCCGCCGTCCGACCCGTCGCCGACCGCCACCGCGCTGACGGACGCCTCGCCGCCGGAGCCGCCCACGATGCGGGGCTCCTGTTCACCCGGAAGCTCCGCCAACCGCGTTCCCGTGCGCAGGTCGTTGATCGTGTAGACGCTCTCGTCCCCGCCGGCCGTGCTCCATTCCAGGGCGATGACGCCGCTGGAGTCACTGACCGGCCGGGGCCCGTAGCCGACCACCGGTGCCGCCGACCCGGATGCCGGACCGTCCGGCACCGCCAACGCGTCGCTGTTCCACAGCTCCGTGTCCGTGGCCGTGTCCACGGCCCGCAGCTTCCCCTCGCGCCGCACCAGCAGCGTTCCATGGTGCTCGTGCAGTACGGCGTCTCCGGCGTTCTCATCGGCGACGACCTCACCGGTGGCGGCGCTCAGCGCGACCTTGGGCCCGCTCTCGCCGCTCATGACGGTGTGCGGGATGGCGGCGAAGACCAGACCGGGGCCGACCATGGTTCCGGGGACCTCCACCGGCCCCCACACCTTGGCGCCGTCGACGGGGTCGTAGGCGGCGGCGGTGATGCGCGTGGCCGCCAGTCCGCGGTCGGCGGCGGCATCGCTGTCGAGCAGCACCACGAGCTCGCGCCCGTCCTCCCCTCGCGTCACCGCGAACGCCGTGCAACTGGGATTGCGGGGCGCGGACCAGCGGGTGACACCCTCGCCGTCGACTCCGAGGAACAGCAGGTCGCCGCCTTCCTCGGGGATGACGGGGCCGACGAATGCGCTGTTCGTCGCCTTGGGGAGTGAGGAGAACGGGGCCGTCCACAGTGCCCGGGGGCCGAGGGTGGGCGGGATCGAGGAAGCGGGTACGGCGGGCGGGGCGGCCGCCGGGTCGTTGCGGGGTTCGGCGTCGGTCGGCTCCCTGATCTCCGGCCGGCCGCAGGAGGCGGCCAGGAGGACGATGGCCGCCACTGCGGCGACGACCAGGCGCGGCCGCGCCCGCCGGAGGGCGTCAGCCATGCCCGTCCTTCGATGCGTCGATGGCGTCCCGCCCGCGGGAGGAGCGGGAGCGCCGGGCGCGGTGACCCGCGACGCCGAGCAGGACCAGGGCAAGGAGCACGAGGAAGACCAGATCGGCGCGCACCCCCAATTGGGAGAGCGGCTCCTGGACGCGGTAGGCGACGTCCTCCAGCCACCCCATTCCGGGAAGCGCGGTCATCGACGCCGTACCGTCGTAGACGAGGAAGAGCACGCCGATGCCGATGAACAGCAGCCCCGAGACGGTGCTGTTGGTGTGCAGGCGCAGCCGGCCGATGGTGAGGACGCGTCCGCGCAGCCAGGTCCTGCGTCCGAGGTCGAAGCGGTCCCACAGCAGGGCCAGGACGAACAGCGGCAGCGCCATGCCCAGCGCGTAGCAGGCGAGCAGGAGGGCTCCGCGCACCGGCGTGCCGGTGGCGGCCACGGTCAGCACCGCCCCCAGGATCGGTCCGGAGCAGAAGCCCGCCAGACCGTAGACCGCGCCGAGCCCGAACACCGGGAGGGCGCCCCTGCGGCCGGAGAAGCGGCCCTGCAGCCGTGTGGGAAGCCCCCACGTGAAGCCGACGCCGAGCAGTTGGGCCACCCCCAGGGCGATGATGGTCCATCCCGCGATAATGATCAGCGTTTCCCTGTGGCCGTAGAAGACGCTGCTCACCAGCGCCGATCCCGCCCCCAGCGGTACCAGCGTCAGGCACAGGCCCGCGTAGAAGACGCCCGTGCGCATCAGCAGGCGCGCCGGATCGCGGAAGGCGTAGGCGAAGAAGGACGGCAGCAGCAGGGCGCTGCACGGACTGAGCAGAGCGAGTAGACCGCCGGCGATGGCGGCCAGGTAGCCGATGTCCATCTCTCAGCCCTCCTCGGCCGCGGCGAGCGCGTCGTCGATACTGGAGGTGAACGTCGGCAGGGGCTGGGCGCCCATGACCGGATCGCCGTTGATCAGGAAAGCCGGCGTGCCGTTCACCCCGATCTGCTGCCCTTCACTGAAATCCGCGTCCACCTCTGCGGCCAGGTCCTCGCGGTCCAGATCCTCGGCGAACCGGTCGCGGTCCAAGCCGGCCTCGGCGGCGAGCTCCGCCACCCGCTCCTCCAGCTGGGGCCCGGCTCCCTTCAGCTCTTCCATCGCCTCGTACACGGTCCCGTGGTACTCCCAGAACATGTCCTGCTCAGCGGCGGCCCGCGCCCCGACGGCCAGGGTCCGCGACGCCTCGCCCATGTAGGGGAACTCACGCCACTCGATGCGCATCTCACCCTCCTCGACGTAGCGTTCGACGAGTTCGGGCTGGGTCTCCTGCACCCACTTCTGGCAGTACGGGCACTGGTAGTCCGAATAGGCGATCAGCACCACCGGCGCGTCCGCGTCCCCGACGGCCATCGGGTCGCCGGAGTCGCGGCGCGCCAGGGAGGCGCCCAGCTCGCGCATCTCGTCGCTGACTCCGCCCGTCTGAGGCGTGCCGGACTCGTTCGGCGCCGCATCATCTCCGTCGCCCAGGCCGACGACCAGGCCACCGGCCAGGACCAGGGACAGCACGCCTCCCAGGACCAGAGGCCACCAGGAGGCACGCGTTGTTGTTGGGCGAGTGGACATGGAACACCGTCCTGTCGAGCCGATCACACTTCTTCTATGTACGATAGAGGCGATTCTATGCAACATAGAGAGCGGAAGGGACGCGTGGCGGGAGTCCACCGCCCCCTCTTCCGCGAAACCCCCGACCAGCAGGGAGCGCCGGCCAACGATGCGAATGTGGACGATGAGGCAATGGGGCGTCGCCGGCGTGGGCACGGCCGCCTCTCTGGTGCTCCTGGGAATCCCCGCGGTCCTGATCCCCAACGGCCTGTTCTCCAGGGAGATCGAACCGACCTGGTGGTCCTATCCCGTCTGGGCGGCCACCGCCCTCCTGTGCGGCCTCCTGCTCGCCACCTACGCCGGGCCGACGCCGCCGACGCGCCGAAAGGACCCGACCGGGCCGAGAGGGCTCGGCGGCGGGATCCTGGCCTGGCTCGCCATCGGGTGCCCCGTGTGCAACAAGCTCGTCCTCCTCGCCGTGGGAACGTCGGGAGCGCTCACGTGGTTCGCGCCACTCCAGCCGCTGCTGGCCGTGGGCGGACTCATTCTTCTGGCGGCGGCCCTGCGCACCAGGCTGCGTGCAGCGGCCTCCTGCCCGGCGCCGGAGTCGCAGACCTGATCGGCCGGGTGGTCACCGGCCCGGTGCTTCCACCGGCCGAATCCGGTCCATCACGCCGCGTTACCCATTCTTAATACGGGTGCCCCTTGCCAGATGTGACGTCGGGCACTGAATATCTACTGCCATGAGGCTGAACAAACTGTTCAGTGAGAGTGAACGATCAATGCAGTAGGTGGTATGGGAGAGAACGGCGCGGGGCCGGGTGCGCGGATCCGGGAGTACCGGACGATGCGCAGGATGACGGTGCGATCCCTGGCCCAGGCGGCGCAGGCGAGCCCGAGTTTCATCAGCCAGCTGGAGCGCGGCCGCACCAACGCCAGCATCGGCACCCTGCGCCGGATCACCACGGCGTTGGGGATCACGATGGCGGACCTGTTCGACGATTCGGGGTCGGCGGGCCCCCGAGTGACGCGGCGTGCCCGGCGACCCCGGCTGGAAGGGGCCAAAGGCGTCCACAAATCGCTGATATCCCAGCGCCCCCTGCGCCACGTCGAGGTCTACTCGGCCGAGCTGGATCCGGCGGCGCGGACCGGCGACGCCCCCTACTCCCACGGGGACGCCCAGGAGATCTTCATGGTCCTGCACGGACGGGTACGGCTCTGGCTCGGCCCAGAGGGCGCCCAGCAGGAGCATGACCTCCACGCCGGCGACAGCATCGAATACCCCAGCTCGACCCCGCACCTCGCGGCCAACGCCGGCGAGGGCGCCGCAGAGGTGCTGTGGATCATCAGCCCGCCCACCCCCGATTGAGTGAACGGCGATCCCTCCGGCCGCGGCCGGACATCGCCCGGACCCCGGTGGGCGAACCGAATGGAGCGACGAATGCAATCGTCCCGATGTCAGCCGCAGCGACCCCTGCTGAGCCGCGCGGCGATCCTGCTGACCCTGTCGGCCACCGCCTGCTCCTTGCCCGCCGAGCCGGCCGACCTGGACCTGGGCTCCGGCCCGCCCGAAGCGGGGACCGTGCGTCCCGGCGCGCTGGAGGGCACCGCCATGACATTCGTCTCCTATGGCGGCACCTACCAGAAGGGGCAGGAGGAGGCGGCGGTCGACCCGTTCGCCGAGGAATCGGGAGCGCGGGTGGTCACCGACGGCCCCACCGACTACGCCAAGATCGCCTCCCAGGTCGAGGCGGGCGTCGTGACCTGGGACGTCGTCGACACCGACGCGATCTGGGGCAGTGCACACTGCGGCGACCTGCTGATGCCCCTGGACTACTCGATCATCGACAAGAGCAGGATCCCCGAGGGCCTCGCCGGCGAATGCACGGTTCCGGCCATGCAGTACGGCATGGTGCTGGTCTACAACACCGAGAAATACCGGGGAAGGCCCCCCGGTTCCTGGGCGGACTTCTTCGACACCGAGGCCTTCCCCGGACGGCGCGCCATATCCGGCATCCCCAACGACGCGGCACCCGGC
This sequence is a window from Spinactinospora alkalitolerans. Protein-coding genes within it:
- a CDS encoding DsbA family protein: MSTRPTTTRASWWPLVLGGVLSLVLAGGLVVGLGDGDDAAPNESGTPQTGGVSDEMRELGASLARRDSGDPMAVGDADAPVVLIAYSDYQCPYCQKWVQETQPELVERYVEEGEMRIEWREFPYMGEASRTLAVGARAAAEQDMFWEYHGTVYEAMEELKGAGPQLEERVAELAAEAGLDRDRFAEDLDREDLAAEVDADFSEGQQIGVNGTPAFLINGDPVMGAQPLPTFTSSIDDALAAAEEG
- a CDS encoding ABC transporter substrate-binding protein, which gives rise to MQSSRCQPQRPLLSRAAILLTLSATACSLPAEPADLDLGSGPPEAGTVRPGALEGTAMTFVSYGGTYQKGQEEAAVDPFAEESGARVVTDGPTDYAKIASQVEAGVVTWDVVDTDAIWGSAHCGDLLMPLDYSIIDKSRIPEGLAGECTVPAMQYGMVLVYNTEKYRGRPPGSWADFFDTEAFPGRRAISGIPNDAAPGPYEAALLADGVSPDDLYPLDVDRAHERLDTVRDDLVFWETGAEQQQLLESEEVDMAMVWSGRGYAAVRNGAPFAVTWDQWLPVMDSLGVVKGSRNPRSSMALINYYLGARQQEDLTELTSYSPINTEAEPDLDPTARSFLTTQPGVKEKAAPVDIEWWAEHQEELIQGWSTWLAGR
- a CDS encoding BlaI/MecI/CopY family transcriptional regulator; translation: MDEARSGLGPLETTVLDALWASGTPMSVREVIRSLGERRPAYTTISTVLENLRRKGWVDREQIGRLWFYRPIRDRASHAAQRMHGALTDSGNPHATLLRFVDDMAPEDVDVLRGLLADVPRDGES
- a CDS encoding class I SAM-dependent methyltransferase, yielding MDASDWDRRYRSADLVWGAAPNRFVAEETAGLPAGRALDVAAGEGRNAIWLAEHGWDVTATEFSTVAIDRGRRIAAERGTELHWVHADAREHVPDPSGFDLVVLAYLHLPAEEWRGVLGRAVRALAPGGRLVSIGHDRGNLVHGVGGPQDADVLHDADEITAAVAAAAETADIRLSVRRAGTVERAVEVEGRERTAVDTLVVADRAGEPA
- a CDS encoding helix-turn-helix domain-containing protein, whose amino-acid sequence is MGENGAGPGARIREYRTMRRMTVRSLAQAAQASPSFISQLERGRTNASIGTLRRITTALGITMADLFDDSGSAGPRVTRRARRPRLEGAKGVHKSLISQRPLRHVEVYSAELDPAARTGDAPYSHGDAQEIFMVLHGRVRLWLGPEGAQQEHDLHAGDSIEYPSSTPHLAANAGEGAAEVLWIISPPTPD
- a CDS encoding M56 family metallopeptidase; protein product: MTLLVLALSTAVLLSVGGPALLRGLGRACRPSTRSTLALWVLSPLMWLLTWGALVLMLVAQVMGPGVKGVIAACLTLIQALHRNGAEAGVSLALVASMVALARLLWVALRQSRAAIRWRRDHQRDLAACATSRVIHRRRVWLVESGEPSVYCVPGGRFGIVITRGAVDALTPREMRAVMAHEHAHLRGRHHLLVAWVRLLDAAFPRVPLLRAAAQEVPVLVEWAADDRAARLVGVPPLVHALGAMATSRSADGAAALAISGACTVQRVRRLLNPSSACAGVRSFLLIGAALAALAAPPALTVASTVVSVAASHCACTV
- a CDS encoding cytochrome c biogenesis CcdA family protein, which translates into the protein MDIGYLAAIAGGLLALLSPCSALLLPSFFAYAFRDPARLLMRTGVFYAGLCLTLVPLGAGSALVSSVFYGHRETLIIIAGWTIIALGVAQLLGVGFTWGLPTRLQGRFSGRRGALPVFGLGAVYGLAGFCSGPILGAVLTVAATGTPVRGALLLACYALGMALPLFVLALLWDRFDLGRRTWLRGRVLTIGRLRLHTNSTVSGLLFIGIGVLFLVYDGTASMTALPGMGWLEDVAYRVQEPLSQLGVRADLVFLVLLALVLLGVAGHRARRSRSSRGRDAIDASKDGHG
- a CDS encoding PQQ-binding-like beta-propeller repeat protein, coding for MADALRRARPRLVVAAVAAIVLLAASCGRPEIREPTDAEPRNDPAAAPPAVPASSIPPTLGPRALWTAPFSSLPKATNSAFVGPVIPEEGGDLLFLGVDGEGVTRWSAPRNPSCTAFAVTRGEDGRELVVLLDSDAAADRGLAATRITAAAYDPVDGAKVWGPVEVPGTMVGPGLVFAAIPHTVMSGESGPKVALSAATGEVVADENAGDAVLHEHHGTLLVRREGKLRAVDTATDTELWNSDALAVPDGPASGSAAPVVGYGPRPVSDSSGVIALEWSTAGGDESVYTINDLRTGTRLAELPGEQEPRIVGGSGGEASVSAVAVGDGSDGGRGSVMGLTTREPRLLWSRPQGDTTARPERIVAGVLYASDGETAHALDMSTGEPVGEGPWPAPVAATESGPALLPVEGGEGEEVFAAVPTED